Proteins encoded together in one Camelina sativa cultivar DH55 chromosome 9, Cs, whole genome shotgun sequence window:
- the LOC104713625 gene encoding egg cell-secreted protein 1.2 has translation MASNKSFLFVIVTLLLVLNISGRTLPETVDSTNIAARLNGGGLMECWDALYELKSCTNEIVLFFLNGETKLGVDCCHAVEVITTDCWPAMLTSLGFTSDETNVLRGFCQSPNSGGSSPAPSSVKL, from the coding sequence atggCTTCTAATAAAAGTTTCCTCTTCGTCATCgtcactcttcttcttgttctcaaTATCTCCGGCAGAACACTCCCTGAGACGGTGGATTCCACTAACATAGCGGCAAGGCTCAACGGAGGAGGACTAATGGAGTGTTGGGACGCACTGTATGAACTCAAATCATGCACCAACGAGATCGTTCTCTTCTTCCTTAACGGTGAGACCAAACTCGGCGTTGATTGCTGTCACGCCGTCGAAGTCATCACCACCGATTGTTGGCCGGCGATGCTAACTTCTCTTGGCTTCACCTCTGATGAAACCAACGTTCTTCGCGGTTTCTGTCAATCTCCAAATTCCGGTGGTTCTTCTCCGGCGCCTTCCTCTGTGAAACTTTGA
- the LOC104713628 gene encoding ribonucleoside-diphosphate reductase large subunit, which produces MYVVKRDGRQETVHFDKITARLKKLSYGLSSDHCDPVLVAQKVCAGVYKGVTTSQLDELAAETAAAMTCNHPDYASLAARIAVSNLHKNTKKSFSETVKDMFNHVSERSGLKSPLIADDVFDIIMQNAARLDSEIIYDRDFEYDFFGFKTLERSYLLKVEGKVVERPQHMLMRVAVGIHKDDIDSAIQTYHLMSQRWFTHASPTLFNAGTPRPQLSSCFLVCMKDDSIDGIYETLKECAVISKSAGGIGVSIHNIRATGSYIRGTNGTSNGIVPMLRVFNDTARYVDQGGGKRKGAFAVYLEPWHADVFEFLELRKNHGKEEHRARDLFYALWIPDLFMERVQSDGKWSLFCPNEAPGLADCWGAEFETLYTKYEREGKAKKVVQAQQLWYEILTSQVETGTPYMLFKDSCNRKSNQQNLGTIKSSNLCTEIIEYTSPTETAVCNLASIALPRFVREKDIPLDSHPSKLAGSLGSKNRYFDFDKLAEVTATVTINLNKIIDVNYYPVETAKTSNMRHRPIGIGVQGLADAFILLGMPFDSPEAQQLNKDIFETIYYHALKASSELAARVGPYETYAGSPVSKGILQPDMWNVIPSNRWDWADLRAMISKNGVRNSLLVAPMPTASTSQILGNNECFEPYTSNIYSRRVLSGEFVVVNKHLLHDLTDMGLWTPTLKNKLINENGSIVNVAEIPDDLKAIYRTVWEIKQRTVVDMAVDRGCYIDQSQSLNIHMDKPNFAKLTSLHFYAWKKGLKTGMYYLRSRAAADAIKFTVDTAMLKEKPSVVEGGKEVEEEDNETKLAQMVCSLTNPDECLACGS; this is translated from the exons atgtatgtGGTGAAGCGTGACGGAAGGCAGGAAACTGTTCATTTCGATAAGATTACTGCCCGGCTTAAGAAGCTTAGCTATGGGCTTAGCAGTGACCATTGTGACCCTGTCCTCGTTGCTCAGAAGGTCTGTGCTGGTGTCTACAAGGGAGTCACCACAAGTCAACTCGATGAGTTAGCCGCTGAGACTGCTGCTGCTATGACCTGTAACCATCCTGATTATGCATCT CTTGCTGCTAGGATTGCTGTCTCAAACCTTCACAAGAACACTAAGAAATCGTTTTCTGAGAC GGTTAAGGACATGTTCAATCATGTCAGTGAGAGATCTGGACTAAAGTCCCCACTAATAGCTGATGATGTATTTGACATAATTATGCAG AACGCTGCTCGTCTGGACAGTGAAATAATCTATGATCGTGATTTTGAATACGATTTCTTTGGATTTAAAACTCTTGAGAGATCATACCTCTTAAAAGTCGAAGGGAAAGTTGTTGAAAGGCCTCAACACATGCTGATGAGGGTAGCTGTTGGCATTCACAAGGATGATATTGATTCCGCGATCCAAACTTACCATTTGATGTCTCAGAGATGGTTCACTCATGCATCTCCTACACTCTTCAATGCAGGAACGCCTAGGCCTCAA TTAAGCAGCTGCTTTCTGGTGTGCATGAAAGATGATAGCATTGACGGCATATATGAAACACTTAAAGAGTGTGCTGTtataagcaaatctgctgggGGTATTGGTGTTTCAATTCATAATATTCGTGCAACTGGAAGTTATATTCGTGGCACAAATGGAACATCTAATGGTATTGTTCCAATGCTGCGTGTATTCAATGATACTGCTCGTTATGTTGATCAAGGAGGAGGCAAGAGAAAGG GAGCCTTTGCTGTATACCTGGAGCCATGGCATGCTGATGTCTTTGAGTTTCTGGAGCTGCGTAAGAACCATGGGAAG GAAGAACACAGGGCTAGAGACTTGTTTTATGCTCTCTGGATTCCAGATCTCTTCATGGAGAGGGTCCAGAGCGATGGGAAGTGGTCACTGTTTTGTCCAAACGAAGCTCCGGGTTTGGCAGATTGCTGGGGCGCTGAATTTGAGACACTGTACACGAAGTATGAAAGAGAG GGAAAAGCCAAGAAGGTTGTTCAGGCGCAGCAGCTTTGGTATGAAATATTGACATCCCAGGTAGAAACAGGAACACCATACATGCTTTTCAAG GATTCATGTAACAGAAAAAGTAATCAGCAAAATCTGGGAACAATAAAGTCATCCAATTTATGCACTGAAATCATTGAGTACACTAGTCCTACAGAAACTGCTGTGTGCAATCTTGCATCTATTGCTTTACCCAGATTTGTAAGGGAGAAG GACATCCCGTTAGACTCTCATCCATCTAAGCTTGCTGGCAGTCTGGGCTCAAAGAATCGTTACTTTGATTTTGACAAGTTAGCAGAG GTGACTGCTACTGTTACTATCAATCTCAATAAGATAATAGATGTGAATTACTATCCTGTGGAGACTGCAAAAACTTCAAACATGCGTCACAGACCTATTGGTATCGGTGTACAAGGTCTTGCAGATGCATTTATCCTCCTTGGAATGCCATTTGATTCTCCAGAG GCGCAACAATTGAATAAGGATATATTTGAAACTATATACTACCATGCACTCAAAGCATCTTCAGAGCTTGCTGCAAGAGTTGGGCCCTATGAAACCTACGCAGGAAGTCCTGTGAGTAAG GGAATCCTTCAACCTGACATGTGGAATGTAATTCCATCAAACCGCTGGGACTGGGCTGATCTTAGAGCTATGATATCAAAGAATGGAGTGAGGAACTCTCTTTTAGTAGCACCTATGCCAACTGCTTCAACCAGTCAGATTCTCGGGAACAATGAATGTTTTGAGCCATACACATCAAACATCTACAGCCGCAGAGTCTTGAG TGGTGAGTTCGTAGTGGTGAATAAGCATCTTCTCCATGACTTGACTGATATGGGACTTTGGACTCCAACGTTGaagaacaaattaattaatgagaatGGTTCTATAGTAAATGTTGCGGAGATACCTGACGACTTGAAGGCTATTTACAG AACCGTCTGGGAAATCAAACAGAGAACAGTGGTGGACATGGCTGTTGATCGTGGATGTTACATAGATCAAAGCCAAAGCTTAAACATACACATGGACAAACCCAACTTCGCAAAACTCACTTCCTTACACTTCTATGCTTGGAAAAAG GGTTTGAAAACCGGGATGTATTACCTGCGATCTCGTGCTGCAGCTGATGCGATAAAGTTCACAGTTGACACAGCCATGCTCAag GAGAAGCCGAGTGTAGTAGAAGGAGgtaaagaagtagaagaagaggataatgaAACCAAGTTGGCGCAGATGGTATGTTCCTTGACAAACCCTGACGAATGTTTAGCCTGCGGAAGTTGA
- the LOC104713624 gene encoding cinnamyl alcohol dehydrogenase 3-like gives MVDGHKAFGWAAKDESGVLSPFHFSRRENGENDVTVKILFCGVCHSDLHTIKNHWGISRYPIVPGHEIVGIATKVGKNVTKFKEGDRVGVGVIIGSCESCESCNQDLENYCSKLVFTYNSRSSDGTRNQGGYSDVIVVDHRFVLRFPDGLPSDAGAPLLCAGITVYSPMKYYGMTEDSGKHLGVSGLGGLGHIAVKIGKAFGLRVTVISRSSEKEREAIDRLGADAFLVTTDSQKMKDAVGTMDFIMDTVSAEHSLLPLFSLLNVNGKLVMLGLPEKPLELPIFPLVSGRKMVGGSQIGGMKETQEMLEFCAKHNIVSDIELIKMSDINSAMDRLARSDVRYRFVIDVANSLSPDSFISCDLKEHVDHGVSIMSRF, from the exons atgGTAGATGGACATAAAGCATTTGGTTGGGCGGCCAAGGACGAATCCGGCGTCCTCTCTCCATTTCATTTCTCTAGAAG AGAAAATGGTGAGAACGATGTAACAGTGAAGATCTTGTTCTGTGGTGTTTGCCACTCTGATCTTCATACCATCAAGAACCACTGGGGAATATCTCGTTACCCCATTGTTCCCGG GCATGAAATCGTTGGAATCGCAACAAAAGTTGGTAAGAACGTGACGAAGTTCAAAGAAGGAGACCGAGTAGGAGTAGGCGTAATAATCGGCTCATGTGAATCATGTGAATCATGTAACCAAGACTTAGAAAACTACTGCTCTAAACTCGTTTTCACATACAACTCTCGTTCCTCTGACGGAACCAGAAACCAAGGTGGTTACTCCGACGTAATTGTTGTCGATCACCGCTTTGTGCTACGCTTTCCCGATGGTTTACCAAGCGATGCAGGCGCGCCTCTGCTCTGTGCTGGGATCACTGTGTACAGTCCAATGAAGTATTACGGTATGACTGAAGATTCAGGGAAACATTTAGGTGTGAGTGGACTTGGTGGACTTGGTCATATAGCTGTGAAGATTGGCAAAGCCTTTGGTTTAAGAGTTACTGTGATTAGTAGGTCAtcggagaaagagagagaagcaatcGATCGACTCGGTGCTGATGCGTTTCTCGTCACAACGGATTCTCAAAAGATGAAGGATGCAGTTGGGACTATGGATTTCATTATGGATACGGTGTCTGCAGAACATTCTCTGTTACCGTTGTTTAGTTTGCTTAATGTGAATGGAAAGCTTGTGATGTTAGGCTTACCGGAGAAGCCACTCGAGCTACCAATCTTCCCTCTAGTTAGCG GAAGGAAAATGGTGGGAGGAAGTCAGATTGGAGGGATGAAGGAGACACAAGAGATGCTTGAGTTCTGTGCTAAGCATAATATTGTTTCGGATATTGAGCTCATAAAGATGAGTGATATCAACTCTGCTATGGACCGTTTGGCTAGATCTGATGTCAGGTACCGATTCGTGATCGATGTGGCCAACTCCTTGAGTCCTGATTCATTCATCAGCTGTGATTTAAAGGAACATGTAGACCATGGAGTCTCAATCATGTCTAGATTCTGA
- the LOC104713626 gene encoding egg cell-secreted protein 1.3, which translates to MASNTSFLFVTVTLLLILNVSCRTLPAALAGSTSIAARLTGGGLMQCWDALYELKSCTNEIVLFFLNGETKLGTGCCNAVDVITNDCWPAMLTSLGFTSEEANVLRGFCQSPTSGGSSPAPSPVNV; encoded by the coding sequence ATGGCTTCTAACACAAGTTTCCTCTTCGTCACCGTCACTCTTCTCCTCATCCTCAACGTCTCCTGTAGGACACTCCCAGCAGCGTTGGCAGGCTCCACCAGCATTGCGGCGAGGCTTACCGGAGGAGGACTGATGCAGTGTTGGGATGCACTCTACGAGCTGAAATCTTGCACTAACGAGAtcgttctcttcttcctcaacggGGAGACCAAACTTGGCACCGGTTGCTGTAATGCCGTTGACGTCATTACCAACGATTGCTGGCCGGCAATGCTTACTTCTCTTGGCTTTACATCTGAGGAAGCCAATGTCCTCCGTGGTTTCTGTCAATCTCCGACTTCCGGCGGTTCTTCTCCAGCTCCTTCCCCTGTCAACGTTTGA
- the LOC104713627 gene encoding uncharacterized protein LOC104713627 — protein MNDRMGETGFSRESSAAPEIVLSETEMAAAEQLMQLSEEETVSCSSSTGGDYGGGRGGGGGGDKTRHEDVVSSRIGNEQNDGVRCDSNLGLKRKREMAKMKEKKFRSLESIYRATKEIRG, from the coding sequence ATGAACGATCGAATGGGGGAAACAGGATTCTCTAGAGAATCATCGGCGGCGCCAGAGATCGTGCTCTCTGAGACGGAGATGGCGGCGGCGGAACAGCTTATGCAGCTAAGCGAGGAAGAAACGGTGAGCTGTAGCAGCAGCACCGGTGGAGATTATGGCGgcggaagaggaggaggaggaggcggagaTAAGACAAGGCATGAAGATGTTGTTAGCTCGAGAATCGGAAACGAGCAAAACGACGGCGTACGGTGTGATTCTAATCTTGGCCTGAAGAGGAAGAGGGAGATGgcgaagatgaaggagaagaagtttcgTTCTCTCGAGAGTATTTACAGAGCGACGAAGGAGATTAGGGGTTAA